The Mauremys reevesii isolate NIE-2019 linkage group 1, ASM1616193v1, whole genome shotgun sequence genome segment acccctaccttgtgcttcagggggtgatggggtccagggcagcctgttatagaactacctgattagtaattggatatgttggctggcatctttttttacgtgtttgctcccccttatgttagaacctggctacaccactggggaggggagcttcctagacctgtgcagctggggcttaggtgaattttgtgatactgtgcccctccccagctaccaccctgcagtcccctctcctgcaccatgctgggcaaggggaagccccatccccagtggcagcaggggaggccacacgtgatggcaacctcccccctcggtacccaccataggggaggcgagtgggctttctggacctgagagggacctaggagcatgtgcagtgaactgcgggggagaggaggggtccctcccctggagcttgctgctgccagggagggtggaggggagtcctctttggccctagccctggggcagcctgtctgcaccccaagttccttatccccagccctgccccagagtcctcacctgacgggaaaaacacgcaacttaaatttgatggtcagtttagagtataatagaatatcagggttggaaggggcctcaggaggtcatctagtccaacctcatgctcaaagcaggatcaaactcaactaaatcatcccagccagggctttgtcaagccgggccttaaaaacctctaaggaaggagattccaccacctccctaggtaacccattccagtgtttcaccaccctcctagtgaaaaagtttttcttaatatccaacctaaacctcccccactgcaacttcagaccattactccttgttctgacctctgctaccactgagaacagtctagatccatcctctttgtaaccccctatcaggtagttgaaagcagctatcaaatcctccctcattcttctcttctgcagactaaaccatcccagttccttcagcctctcctcagaagtcatgtgctccaaccccctaatcatttttgttgccctccactggattttccaatttttccacatccttcttgcaatgtggggcccaaacctgcacgtagtactctagatgaggcctcaacaatgttcaatagaggagaatgatcatgtccctcgatctgctggcaatgcccctacttatacagcccagaatgctgttagccttcttgacaaaggccagaggagggagtgttagtgcctttgcggacttctgggaagtgcatggggtggaaggggatgctgggatgctctggaaccactccttcaaagccagtcagcactctgggggagcctcctctctgagcagactgtctccagggcaagaagcttacaccttcctgggtctgacctcagagcattcagcatgcccttccacaccatgcactttccgcagtgagtccgcccaggcggggtcctggggcagccagaggtccctgcaccccaattccacagtcagatgtgactctcagccagacagtaaaacagaaggtttattagatgacgggaacacagtttaaacagagcttgttggtacagaaaacagaacccctctgtcaggtccatcttgcggggtggggagcccagaaccaagttctgagtctctccccatttccccagccagctccaaactgacactccctcctctggcctctgtgtctcttccggacaaggaggccacctgatctctttgtccccaacaccttcagttggcatcttgcaggggaaactgaggcacccacatagtattcagagaaaatattaagaacattcccacttcatcacaacaggtgcaacaaaatataatactgtatattgaagtaggcaagtgctgcttctgactttccacttttaattgacccttgtaatcttgtggcactgacgcgttgtagcttcattttatatcagcttacagggtgggagcgggggggggggggggcaccattttgggccccaccaaaaattatacaaacctgccgcctatgaaaaTTACAATGGCTGGTGCCCTGGGTCTGTACTCATGTACATCAGGACAGACACTTCCCCGTGGATTTCCCTGAGGGAGCCAGGCCCCCCTTGAGGGCAGAGGGCCAgagcctgcccggccccaccctgTTTCTGGGAAATCCCGTGACTGCGATGTAAGGGAAGTCTGGGACCTCCTCCCACCAGGGGGCAGCAGATAAAACCGGCCTTGCCTGCACTACAGAATTAAGGGTATGGCTACCCTATGGCAGCGccttgaagtgcgagtgtggtcgggGGGGCCAGAGCTGGGAGCGAGCTTACAGTGCTGGGGGccatgctcccagcgctggggcactgtttacactggcgctttacagctgtaacttgctgcgctcaggggggtgttttttcacacccctgagagagaaagttgcggcgctgtaaagcgccagtgtagccaaggcctatgaTGACTTAAGTTAAGTCGACCTACAGCCACCACATCCACACTCCTTTGCTTCTTCTGTCTGTGGTGCGTGTCCTCAGCAGGAGTGTGTCTACTCACTGAAGTGGGGCATTGTGAGGCAATCATAGCTGGACTCCCTGACCCTGGGGACAGCCTGAGCTGTGGGCTTGGCATGGGGCTCACACAGCTGGAGTGTGCAGCTAGCAGGTTCCCTGCAACACAGCAGCCGGCCTGCGAGTTTCCAGCTGGAGATAGGATTCTGGGGGCTGACAGGTTCTCCAcactgcagcagcagccctgggagCCCATCTGCAGGCAGGAAACCTAccagcagtgaaattgacattgtCAGTTTTATAACTGCTGTTATTTCTCATTTCCTCTCTGGCTCAGGCTGTCAGCCCCTGGGGACagagggctccagctgtgagcccagCACCGCGCTGACAGCCAGCAGATGATGCaagtaacacagtgtctgcacagacactgcattgccctaactacatcaacctaagcactatgcctctcctggaggtggagttattaaggtGATGTAGTGGACaacttacattggtgggagctacattttagtgtagatgcttacaggGTTAGGTCGttgacttaactctgtagtgtagaccagaccaccGCGTCCCTCTGCACATGTTGAGCCGTGCAGCCAATTGCATCGGTCTGTGTAAAAAGGGTCTGTGTAACTATTGCCCAAAGATGCTGCATGTGCTGGGCTGGGTCTGCTGGGATGCTCCACGTCTCCCCACTGTATGAGGCTTCCCATCAGAAAGCCCAATTGGCCATttcaggggcagcgtgagggatGGATAGGAAGTGCTGCCTGGCTCAGACTGCAGGTATAAAACTTCCACACTGTCGTGACAGCAGGAGGAAGTTACACATGTAATGGCCCTTTTCCCACTGTGCTCTGATCTAATGCACTGAGTGGTGCCTTACTTAACGTAACCAGGAGAGCCTAGTGGAGAGAGCCCCATGTAGTTCCATATGTGACCCCTGCTGGAGttgctctgcctccctcctgcaatgGGCAATACTATACATCTCACAGTCTGTAACTGGTTCCCACAGAATCTCAGCTCAGCTCTGTTTAGCTCAGCTTTGGAAAGATGCTGTGGGACAGATGCCCACCTGCTTTGGGTAGCTCCAGTGACTagaatggagctacactgatttatactaGCGGATCTggctctgtatcttttccaatcgTAAGCTTAAGGCATTACGTACACTTGCCTtgtttactcctggggaaattctgtgccaaaaaattaaaaattctgcgcataatattttaaaattctgtaaattttatttgtcaaaataacactatataatcatgccaCTTCCaactattttggtaatttatttaaaaaatacttgtcagcaaggTTGTTTGTAACAatatagacacacacaaaatttccCCCAGGattagagagttaaagaaactccTATGACAACCAAGTTCCTttttctctgccccctgccccccagagcccagcctggTGGCCAGAAACTCACACCCTCTATGCCCCAGAGGCCAGCTGCAAGGccccccatccccaacccagaCACAAACTCCCCCTACCCCCTAGAGCCCagatgtgccccccaccccagcccagacactcacaccctatcttcccccccagcccagggatccagagggagaaacagcctcaTGCTTAGTCCTGGGGTTGCAAGGATTTTCCTGCACGCCCATGCCGCCTGCCTTTGGGGTGTGCTGGGAACCTTCCAGTTCCCTCCCCGAGTCTTGTCTTCTATTTGTGAGCTGAACTCTGCCAGATTCAGTGGCCCCTAATGGTAGCCAACATCTCTGccgcccatttctgtggggggaaaaaaaggaaattctgtgtgcacaacattaatttctgcaaaattctgcagtggtgcagaattcccccaggagtacttgttgtataaatgcaaaataattatgCCTCTTTGTGCTCTGGGCACAGAGGAACAGCAGAGAACTTtccagccagagcagcaaagtGTAAAATAGCACAGAAACTGCATGAAGCAGCAGAGAAAAGAGCAAGAAATACCCCCATCTAACACTCATTCTCAACCTTGTTTGTTTTGCACTCTCCCTGGGGGAGCAGTTTCCTGGAAGTACTTGGTCCCCTGTCCACTAGCCCCTTGGGATTTGAAACAGCAAACTACAACAGACAGATAGTTGGGTCCCTCCTGGTAGCAAATAGAGCTCAGTCTCTTGAAGTtggtggcagggagtgggggaaagagagggagtCTTTGTGGGAGGAGATTGGACATTCCAGCAGCAGAAGTTCTGGGCTCAGAGGGCAATAAACAATGTCAGTCCCTAGTTCCCTTACACACATCATGAAACTTTCAATGTCTTATCCATAAGCTCTGCTCCTTAATCTTTTTattcctctctcttctctctcagctCAGTCCCCTCTCCTCAtgttccatctctctctctgtcgcTATTCTTATGAGTGCTGAGTACTGGCATTGCACACAGTTGTTTGTAGTGGATGTTTAGTCTTTTCTTCTCCTAGTTTCAGTagccttttgttgttttttcattGTGGTTGTTGAATGCAGAAATTTCTACAGCTGGGCTTTGCTAGGTTAACTGTCAACTTTTCCAGATCTCCAGCTCTGCTCCTATCCTTCTTTTCATGTGCTTTGGGACTAGTTTAAAGACCACAACCAGTCATTGCATCCTAAACCCCATTCTAGTACATGGATTTCTTTTAATGTTCTCAAACTTATAATTACATGATTGTTTTCAGGGCTCTGCTCAAATATCTGGCTCTGGAGGTGCACTACAGGGATTCTTGCTGTTGTTATAGTTGTGATCTTGTGTATTCACCTTGGTAAGTATttaagtaattttaaaataaagtattattTACCTCTACAGTCAAGAGAACTCCAGATTTTCATATAGAAACCAAAACCAAATTTAGCTTGTTCATAACTCCGATTATCTGAGAGTAGAATAGGTGTTCCTTGAGAGAGACACTTCATTTTAAGACTCAGTTTCAAGACTGGAGAGGTGAAACCAGGGGTGAatgtaacttaaaggacttactggtactctggagtcctgagcaggggccgTGGCCTCAGTCAGAAGCGGTAGGGTCTTTAAATttcccaggctctttaaatcaagatttaaaggccccgagctcaggggcaatttaaagggcccaggcctCCCACCGCTGCCacagtggagccctgggccctttaaatcactgccccagggctctggcagcaaggcTCAGGAAgcgatttaaagagcctggggctccggctgctgcagggagccctgggccctttaaatcaccagctggtctggtccggcacggcgtactggctcttgccggtatgctgtACCAGGcgataccggcttactttcacctctggatgaAACCCATAGCAGTAGAAATGGCCATATGTAGTCCTGGTTTACATGTGACTTGTGAATGAGCGAACTTGTCTATTTCCAGATTCACGAAAACACTCCTTCAGTTCTCAGGCAGATTTCCGTGGCCCTGACTCTTTAATTTCTGGCCctgactctttaaaaaaaatgaaagctaaaTTAATGCAGAAACTGATGAGACTGCCAAAAAATGCTGCTCTGGCATAACAGTCAAGGCTGGCTCAGTCGAACACTGAAATTATCAGAGGTTGGggagattattttttaatttggtaATTTGGTCTGTTGCTTTCACAAACTGTCTCGTGGGTATAATTAGACTGTAATCTCTTTAGACCAGGTCTATTTTATGAGGTTGTTCAGCATCTAGCACCGTCTAGGAAACATATAAATAATACAAGTTCATTAAATTTAAATCTCAGCCCAATGTTATATTTGATTTACTGtaatattttcaaatgttctgAGGTCTTGTCTATAGGGGAGgagataactcagtggtttgggcattggcctgctaaacccagggttatgagctcaatccttgaggaggccatttagggatctggggcaaaaatctgtctggggattggtcctgctttgagcagggggttggactagatgacctccttgaTATTCTATCCAGGGCTGAGTTAGATAGCTCCAGGAAGCCTGCTCTGAGAGATCTGACTGGCAGAAATGTGAtggtttattgttgttttttagcAGTAAATAGCTCACCAGGGAAAGGTTCTTCAGGCTCTCCTCCTCCAGAACCATGCCCTGCCGACTGGCTGTACCACCAAAGGAAATGTTACTACTTATCTGAGACAGAAAAGGACTGGGACTCCAGTCAGAGCTTTTGTTCCTCACACAACAGCTCCCTAACCGTAATTGAAAACCAGCAGGAACTGGTAAGGGAATGACATATGATAGTTTCACCCCCTCCCATCTCCTGGGATCTATGTGATTCCCTTCTCTCTCATTCTGCTCTCTCATCTGAATTGCTGTAAATCCAGTGCAAGGAGTGTGAAAAGGCGCAGTGCACAGAAAtacatgaacataagaatggccatgttctgggtcagaccaaagatccatctagcccagtatcctgtcttctgacagtggccagtgccaggtgccccagagggaatgaatagaactcCTCTGGAGCTGCCATCTTCAACCCTGGTAGTTAATGTTTTAGAAGTTGCCCATGGAATGCCTCATTTAACCTTTGGATTGACCAGATTCACAAATGCTGGTGTTTGGGGCGACTGTCTGTGAAAACAATGTCCCATCTTTCTTATCTGTAACCAGACATAAATGCTGTCCGAGTTACCAGGACCCACCAAGGACAACTAGCCTGGATACTTGTGTTAGCCCCAGGTTGAGAGTGAGGTAACAATTCTCTTCCACTGAGATTTGCCATTTCTCTTGAATTTTAAATTTCAGTGCTGGGATGTTAGAAGTGGTCCCactccagcccagctctgagaTATAGGAAGAGATTCTCTCCTTTCCCTGGTCTGTCCCTTAAATGGAGCTGCAGCAGTACACAGGGCCCAAAAAAGCTCCATAGCCAGCCAGAAGAGAATTGCCTCAGCTGAAGGGAGCACTGCAGAGCCCCCATCCCTAATCTCAGCATAGTGGTCATACTGGGGGCAAAAGGGAAGTCTGCAGAGAACAAGCTGCTCTGTGGGTTCTGGGCAGCTCCATGTTGCAAAGCTGCACAGAACCAACCCAGGAAGGTCTGTTCTGAATTAGAGTAGGCTTTTCAGCTGCACTTAGTTGTGCTAAGGGTCACACTGGCCCTAGCCACCACAGATGTTTGCTTCCCTTTGTCTCCACTCTGTCCAGACTGCACCTGGGTGTGCGGTGGCTCCTAGATGGGCAGTACATACTCCCACCCTACACCTTCACTACAGGAAACTTTGCACTGTACTGAAGCTCCTTATTTTCACTTTCAAGACTCTCTATAATCTGGCTGCTGACTGtatctctgctctcatttactCCTACTTCCCACCTTGCTCTGTATGCTCCTTCCAGTCTTGTTGCCTCACTGCTCCCTTCATCTTCTTCCATGCTTGGTTTGGCACCATCTGTTTTCTTGCTTCCAACGCTTGGAACAATTCCTCTCTCTTCATTCACTTCCCTCTATAAAACCTACTTCATCCAGGAATCCTTCTTCTGGTCTCTATACCAATGATTTCTCCAACCTGCTTTCCTTAAACTGTTATCCACTGTTCTGTTGATGTCACACTGCAGCTGTTCAGCACAGGGACATAACTTATTCTCTATTTTGTACAGTCCTGTGCTCCTGCGTCTATGTGTATACTTAATAATTGTCTATGTTCATCCAGGTTCTTATAGTAGACTCTATACGTCACTACAGTGTCAGAGCGCCTCCATGGCTCAATGTAAATGCTTAATATTAGTCTATGGCAGTCTTTTGAGCAAAGACTTCCAATCAGGCTGAATTTTGGGGTGCTTTTCTttatgtgaaagcagcaaagagtcttgtggcaccttatagactaacatacgtttgggagcatgagctttcgtgggtgaatacccacttcgtcggatgcaacttTATGTGGATATCACAGGATCCACACTTATGATTTTGATGTCAGCTCTCAAGAGGTGAAAGACTGGTACATTAAACCATAGTTGTCTGGGAGAAGGGAAAGATCATCCTTTCATTTTCTAGTCTGGGACAAAGATTGCtccttgtggttttttttcctacAGAACTTTATAATGAAAATAACAAAGCAAGATCCGTGGATTGGACTTCACAAGACAGGAGAAGAATTCCATTGGGTAAACAGGACTCCATTGGATAGAAATCTGTAAGTTGATATTGACTTGTATTGCCCTGGATACATGATAACAGAAGGGTTAATGAAGGGTCCCTGGAATAAGCAGAATTTTTGGAATGATCTGAAGGGGACCAAGGAGAGAAGGCCAAGGCAGCAGAAGCAGACAGCATATCTTAAGGTACATCTCCACGGCACACCACTGGTGGCAGTGTGTAGGGTGTGTGTAGCTGCATGCTGCCGGGGAAAATCAGGCTGTGTCCGCCCTGTGGTGGTGTGCAGTCACACACAGCCGTGAAAAGCTCTGGTTGGGGGGTGGCAGTGGAGAAAGGCTTTGGCAGCGGGGACTTGCAGGAgccttccccactgctccccctttATTAGAGCCTTTCACTTTTGCCAGGGTCTTTCATTATGGCAGGGAATCCCTTTTACTGGAGCTTTTCCCCAGTGCCTTTCCCCACCATTGAATTTTCCTCCTGCTGGAGActctccctgtggcagggaaagtcACTGGTAGTGGGACACTGCTAAagatggcagtgtagacaaggaaggaactgcttgggcatgtagagagctgtgtagggtaAGAGTGCAGGTGGAGTTACTTGCCTAAGCAATGCTTCACCAtttgggaaaaggggtaaaaagtgaggtggcaaaatttgcagctgatacaagactactcaaaatagttaagtccaaagcagactgcaaataGTTACAAAGgagtctcacaaaactgggtgagtaggcaacaaaatagcagatgaaattcagtgttgctaaatgcaaagtaatgcacatggcaaaatatagtccctactatacatataaaatgatggggtctaaatgagctgttaccactcaagaaagagatcttggagtcattgtggatagttctctggaaacatccactcaatgtgcagtggcagtcaaaaaggcaaacagaatgttgggaatcattaaaaaagggatagataataagacagaaaaatatcatgtTGGGCAGCACGTACCTCAGCTGGCTCATCTTTAGCAGTGTAgcatggctaaggcaggctccctgcctgccctggctcccagaagcagccagcatttccctgcggcccctaggcacagcTGTGATCAGGaaggctccgcatgctgccactgccccaagcaccggctctgtagctcccattCGCTAGGAActgctgccaatgggagctggaggggcgGCATCTCAGAGTGCAGGTTATGTTAGAGCACTGCACAGAGCTGACTGGCCGTCCCTGCACCTGGGAGGCAGATGTGTCAGCCGCTTCTAGGAGCCACATGgcgccagggcaggcagggagcctgccttagccctgctgcaccgctaaccaggagctgcctgaggtaagtgctgcccagctggagcccaaacccccacctgcaccccaacccttggCCTCAGGTTGGACCTTCTGCACactaactcccttccagagcccacaccctaaaccccttccccagccctgagcccactcccgtGCTCCAAAACCCTTGGCCCTAGCCCCAAaaccctgaaccccaaacccctcatccctggccccaccccagagcctgcaccccctcccacaccccaacctcctgcccagccctgataCTGGTCCCGGACTTCAACCCTCTTGCCTCCAGTGCGGAGACCCGTCCTCTACTACAAACCCCtcatcccggccccaccccagagcccgctcccccagctggagccctcatcccctcctgcatcccaacccagtgaaagtgagtgagggtgggggagagtgagtgttggagggagagggagggagagagtgggaggtggggcctcagagaaaggGCAGGCCTTGGGGGAGGGACAGGGTAGGGGCTggacaagggtgttcagttttgtgcaattagaaagttggcaaacctAACCAACCACCTGATGTTTAATTCTGGAGACTGTTAGTGTGACTGTGTGACTTGATTTCCATTTCTGTGTAACTGCAGGTGAGGAGAAGGGCGAGCTGTTAGGTAGCcaggtcccaagttccctctgaGCTGCGCGGCTGCGCAGGTGCTCAGGGCTGCGGCGTGGAGAAATGACTCTCCCCCAACCCTGGACCTGCCGTGGTGGGGAGAagcgcccctgccccggccccaagCCAGCTGCGGACCTGCTGCAGCCCCAACCCATCCCCAgatctgctgcagctggggggggcaggcgcctctcccctggccctgaccTGTCATAGGTGGAGGAGAGGCGCCCACCCCCAACCCAGCTCCGGCTCagacctgctgcagccaggggaggggtgtccctcccctggccccaacccTAACCCAGATCGGACCTCCCGTGGTGGGGAGAGGCTCCTTTCCCCCCcgcagcccaggtgctgctgtcgggagagagagctgggaggagtcctctctccccgccatAGCCCCATAGCAGGCTGCATCCCAAAtcccgcatccccagccccactgctgagCCAGCACcccgagccggagccctcactcccaaccttctgccctagccctgatccccacTCCCACACACTGTACCCTctcggccccacccccgccacatgaCATTTTTTATGTGTACCAATATGGAtgatgtcacacatcacctccatatttgtgcacataacaaaattaattctgcacatgTGTGGGAAAAATGAGAGGGAACACTGGCCAGGACTCAAGCCATAAAGGGCTTTAGTCATAGAGTCAACAGCTAAAATATTACCCAAAAGCAAATAGTGAGCTTTTGGGTAATATCCTAGTAACAAAGGATTGGTGTATTATGGTGTACTGATTTCCATTTCTGCAGCTGTCCTAACTAACATAAAGCATTCATGGGTAGCCCCACAAACAGCTCAATGCATTTATCCAGTCTGGAGGTCACAGGTGTCTGGAGAACTGTGAAAAGGGTCACATCTGAGAAAAATGGGGCACAGCCTACCCAGCTGCAGATGAAAACAATACTTTGAGGTTCTTGAGGTGTGTCAGATTCCCAGTAGCAAATGGGGATCTATAATCACCCCCAGGCTGTAATCCTCTTTGACAAATAGTGACAGATTCCCTCCGTAATGGTGTGGAACCCATCCCCCCAATACCCTGAAGCATCCCAATGCATCCTTCtattattgtctccattttaccCGACTATTAGCCATTTTGCTCACTCTAGTCCCAAGCTCAGCCAGACATTGGAAAAACCAAAGGAGTGTGCACCATTTGGGACACATGAGGAAAGACTTTGTGTAGCATCTGCATATTGATGACATCACATCCCAGACCACCCCCTGTCTCTCTGAGAACCCATACACTTGTgctgaacaggaaaaggaattccc includes the following:
- the LOC120396751 gene encoding C-type lectin domain family 2 member L-like isoform X3 produces the protein MYRPGSPVWRPGSPGYDSDCDSDSQNKKPHWALGCKIFKLTDHLIGGPPRHASCSIAIGRWTINPRWCLYPTSVPFPGLCSNIWLWRCTTGILAVVIVVILCIHLAVNSSPGKGSSGSPPPEPCPADWLYHQRKCYYLSETEKDWDSSQSFCSSHNSSLTVIENQQELNFIMKITKQDPWIGLHKTGEEFHWVNRTPLDRNLLAVKGSGECAYIESDGVSSSGCSLTRGWVCKKTS